From the genome of Desertifilum tharense IPPAS B-1220:
AAACTTTAATTCTGCTGATTCTGTTGGTAATTTCACTGTTTTTAATATTGGTGGAAATCACTATCGTCTCATTACCTATATCGATTATCAATATAAAAAAGTCTTCATTCGTTATGTCCTAACCCACAAAGAATATAGTGAAGAAAAATGGAAGCAGGACGATTGGTATCAATAATATCTGTATAAAACAAACTGAACTAGAGCCAATGAGCAAGTCTAATACTTATATCCAACTCCTAACCCAATTTCCTCCCCGCCCGATTGCATCGGAAGAGGAGTTGAGTGCAACTCAAGATAGAATTGACGAGTTATTAGATAAAAAAGAACTCTGTTCTGACGAAAGAGATTATCTCAATCTTCTAGGGACTTTGGTTTACGAATATGAACAAACGCTAGAGCCTATTCCTGATATTTCCGGTATAGAGTTGCTCAAGGTTTTGCTACAAGAGTCGGGATTAAAAGAGAACGACTTAATT
Proteins encoded in this window:
- a CDS encoding type II toxin-antitoxin system HigB family toxin, with the translated sequence MHIISISRLKEFWTVHPNSEPALRTWYKLTSLAQWQHLAEVRQNFNSADSVGNFTVFNIGGNHYRLITYIDYQYKKVFIRYVLTHKEYSEEKWKQDDWYQ
- a CDS encoding type II toxin-antitoxin system HigA family antitoxin, which translates into the protein MSKSNTYIQLLTQFPPRPIASEEELSATQDRIDELLDKKELCSDERDYLNLLGTLVYEYEQTLEPIPDISGIELLKVLLQESGLKENDLIPIFETELRVSSVLNNQQQLTIQQITQLANLFHISPAAFLPRLS